A window of Mangifera indica cultivar Alphonso chromosome 13, CATAS_Mindica_2.1, whole genome shotgun sequence contains these coding sequences:
- the LOC123194269 gene encoding probable protein phosphatase 2C 72 isoform X2, protein MGICISTASTEIHDQPEISKVHEDNAIFVEQNDVSNEVKKPGSLYSKQGSKGPNQDAAILCQGYGVKYGAFCGVFDGHGKNGQIVSRIVRDQLPSLVLDQKSALAKMEVTNNRSQKIGIERLDGEEAPSNEFYKWQEACVGAFKVMDKEVKLQENLDCSCSGTTAVVVIRQGEDLVTANLGDSRAVLGTVSEKGEVKAVQLTTDLKPGLPSEAERIRKCNGRVLALKEEPHIPRVWLPHEDFPGLAMSRAFGDFLLKNHGVISVPDVCYHRLTSRDQFVVLATDGVFDVLSSSQVASIVSEAGNEQEATRAVVEAATVAWKNKFPSSKVDDCTAVCLYLQNRQQRQLS, encoded by the exons ATGGGAATCTGCATATCGACTGCATCTACAGAGATTCATGATCAACCTGAGATCAGCAAAGTTCATGAAGATAATGCGATTTTCGTTGAGCAAAATGATGTTTCTAACGAAGTTAAGAAACCAGGTTCTCTTTATTCCAAGCAAGGAAGCAAAGGACCTAACCAAGATGCCGCCATCCTTTGCCAG ggaTATGGAGTGAAATATGGGGCATTTTGTGGAGTTTTTGATGGCCATGGAAAGAATGGTCAGATCGTGAGTAGGATTGTGAGGGATCAGTTGCCGTCTCTGGTACTAGACCAGAAGAGTGCTCTTGCAAAAATGGAAGTAACAAATAACCGAAGTCAAAAAATCGGCATTGAAAGATTAGATGGAGAAGAGGCTCCGAGCAATGAATTCTATAAATGGCAGGAGGCTTGTGTTGGTGCTTTCAAGGTGATGGACAAGGAAGTGAAGCTTCAAGAGAATTTGGACTGCTCTTGCAGTGGAACCACAGCAGTAGTTGTCATAAGACAG GGTGAAGATCTTGTTACAGCTAATCTGGGCGACTCGAGGGCTGTGTTGGGGACAGTCAGCGAGAAGGGAGAAGTCAAGGCTGTTCAATTAACAACTGATTTAAAGCCTGGCTTACCTA GCGAAGCAGAAAGAATAAGGAAATGCAATGGTCGAGTACTTGCCTTAAAGGAAGAACCGCATATCCCGCGAGTGTGGCTACCCCACGAGGATTTCCCAGGCTTGGCGATGTCTCGAGCTTTCGGAGACTTCCTACTCAAAAACCATGGTGTAATTTCTGTTCCTGATGTTTGCTATCACCGCTTAACTTCCAGAGACCAGTTTGTTGTTCTTGCAACGGATGGG GTATTCGATGTGCTTAGTAGCAGCCAAGTTGCCTCCATTGTATCGGAGGCAGGCAACGAACAGGAAGCCACGAGAGCTGTGGTGGAGGCTGCAACAGTGGCATGGAAAAACAAGTTTCCATCTTCAAAAGTAGATGATTGTACGGCAGTTTGCCTTTACCTTCAAAACCGGCAACAACGCCAATTATCATGA
- the LOC123194269 gene encoding probable protein phosphatase 2C 72 isoform X1: MRFSLSKMMFLTKLRNQVLFIPSKEAKDLTKMPPSFARFVVLICSRFVMFGLNALEAFVIKPVFFFQGYGVKYGAFCGVFDGHGKNGQIVSRIVRDQLPSLVLDQKSALAKMEVTNNRSQKIGIERLDGEEAPSNEFYKWQEACVGAFKVMDKEVKLQENLDCSCSGTTAVVVIRQGEDLVTANLGDSRAVLGTVSEKGEVKAVQLTTDLKPGLPSEAERIRKCNGRVLALKEEPHIPRVWLPHEDFPGLAMSRAFGDFLLKNHGVISVPDVCYHRLTSRDQFVVLATDGVFDVLSSSQVASIVSEAGNEQEATRAVVEAATVAWKNKFPSSKVDDCTAVCLYLQNRQQRQLS, encoded by the exons ATGCGATTTTCGTTGAGCAAAATGATGTTTCTAACGAAGTTAAGAAACCAGGTTCTCTTTATTCCAAGCAAGGAAGCAAAGGACCTAACCAAGATGCCGCCATCCTTTGCCAGGTTTGTGGTCTTGATTTGTTCAAGATTTGTTATGTTTGGCCTTAATGCTCTTGAAGCTTTTGTTATTAaacctgtttttttttttcagggaTATGGAGTGAAATATGGGGCATTTTGTGGAGTTTTTGATGGCCATGGAAAGAATGGTCAGATCGTGAGTAGGATTGTGAGGGATCAGTTGCCGTCTCTGGTACTAGACCAGAAGAGTGCTCTTGCAAAAATGGAAGTAACAAATAACCGAAGTCAAAAAATCGGCATTGAAAGATTAGATGGAGAAGAGGCTCCGAGCAATGAATTCTATAAATGGCAGGAGGCTTGTGTTGGTGCTTTCAAGGTGATGGACAAGGAAGTGAAGCTTCAAGAGAATTTGGACTGCTCTTGCAGTGGAACCACAGCAGTAGTTGTCATAAGACAG GGTGAAGATCTTGTTACAGCTAATCTGGGCGACTCGAGGGCTGTGTTGGGGACAGTCAGCGAGAAGGGAGAAGTCAAGGCTGTTCAATTAACAACTGATTTAAAGCCTGGCTTACCTA GCGAAGCAGAAAGAATAAGGAAATGCAATGGTCGAGTACTTGCCTTAAAGGAAGAACCGCATATCCCGCGAGTGTGGCTACCCCACGAGGATTTCCCAGGCTTGGCGATGTCTCGAGCTTTCGGAGACTTCCTACTCAAAAACCATGGTGTAATTTCTGTTCCTGATGTTTGCTATCACCGCTTAACTTCCAGAGACCAGTTTGTTGTTCTTGCAACGGATGGG GTATTCGATGTGCTTAGTAGCAGCCAAGTTGCCTCCATTGTATCGGAGGCAGGCAACGAACAGGAAGCCACGAGAGCTGTGGTGGAGGCTGCAACAGTGGCATGGAAAAACAAGTTTCCATCTTCAAAAGTAGATGATTGTACGGCAGTTTGCCTTTACCTTCAAAACCGGCAACAACGCCAATTATCATGA
- the LOC123194270 gene encoding uncharacterized protein LOC123194270 isoform X1, producing the protein MAAFMFIYVHGGFMEEGENISGAIYEDDNLEDFEDVEMLDVEEGELLEHDASAQTNFEQSHAEDVIVANVESQSKNRQANKKKKRKKKKRSGVGPKFTDINRFVSDTCKHLKERKSYMVYTAVCCLGVSALSDLIKEVDAIQACGGQMTADGRRSRTGGGILWSIIKAREPSAYKEIMKKTKEFEKQFRQQNNRQAVEQTKEDSSQRADYALTNGVSPSILAGTKNVPRNQQEQSSVEGTRKSVHDRIRVPVSYDDLL; encoded by the exons ATGGCtgcttttatgtttatttatgttcATG GAGGATTTATGGAGGAAGGAGAGAACATATCAGGAGCCATTTATGAAGATGACAACTTAGAGGATTTTGAAGATGTTGAGATGCTTGATGTAGAAGAGGGAGAGCTTTTGGAGCATGATGCAAGCGCACAAACCAATTTTGAGCAAAGCCATGCTGAGGATGTCATTGTTGCAAATGTGGAATCTCAAAGTAAAAATCGTCAGgcaaacaagaagaagaaaaggaaaaagaaaaagcggAGTGGTGTAGGCCCAAAGTTTACAGACATAAACAG ATTTGTTTCGGATACATGTAAGCATCTGAAGGAGAGGAAATCATACATGGTATACACTGCTGTATGTTGCCTGGGGGTTTCTGCACTCAGTGATCTCATTAAAGAG GTGGATGCCATCCAGGCGTGTGGAGGGCAGATGACTGCTGATGGCAGACGTTCCAGGACAGGTGGTGGCATATTATGGAGCATCATTAAAGCACGAGAACCAAGTGCCTATAAAGAGATAATGAAGAAAACGAAGGAATTTGAG AAGCAATTCAGGCAACAAAACAACAGGCAAGCAGTAGAGCAAACCAAAGAAGATTCCTCCCAAAGAGCAGATTATGCTCTGACCAACGGAGTCTCACCTAGTATTCTGGCTGGTACTAAGAATGTCCCTCGAAATCAGCAGGAGCAGTCAAGTGTTGAAGGAACTCGCAAATCTGTTCATGATAGGATCAGGGTGCCTGTATCTTATGATGATCTGCTTTGA
- the LOC123194270 gene encoding uncharacterized protein LOC123194270 isoform X2, whose amino-acid sequence MEEGENISGAIYEDDNLEDFEDVEMLDVEEGELLEHDASAQTNFEQSHAEDVIVANVESQSKNRQANKKKKRKKKKRSGVGPKFTDINRFVSDTCKHLKERKSYMVYTAVCCLGVSALSDLIKEVDAIQACGGQMTADGRRSRTGGGILWSIIKAREPSAYKEIMKKTKEFEKQFRQQNNRQAVEQTKEDSSQRADYALTNGVSPSILAGTKNVPRNQQEQSSVEGTRKSVHDRIRVPVSYDDLL is encoded by the exons ATGGAGGAAGGAGAGAACATATCAGGAGCCATTTATGAAGATGACAACTTAGAGGATTTTGAAGATGTTGAGATGCTTGATGTAGAAGAGGGAGAGCTTTTGGAGCATGATGCAAGCGCACAAACCAATTTTGAGCAAAGCCATGCTGAGGATGTCATTGTTGCAAATGTGGAATCTCAAAGTAAAAATCGTCAGgcaaacaagaagaagaaaaggaaaaagaaaaagcggAGTGGTGTAGGCCCAAAGTTTACAGACATAAACAG ATTTGTTTCGGATACATGTAAGCATCTGAAGGAGAGGAAATCATACATGGTATACACTGCTGTATGTTGCCTGGGGGTTTCTGCACTCAGTGATCTCATTAAAGAG GTGGATGCCATCCAGGCGTGTGGAGGGCAGATGACTGCTGATGGCAGACGTTCCAGGACAGGTGGTGGCATATTATGGAGCATCATTAAAGCACGAGAACCAAGTGCCTATAAAGAGATAATGAAGAAAACGAAGGAATTTGAG AAGCAATTCAGGCAACAAAACAACAGGCAAGCAGTAGAGCAAACCAAAGAAGATTCCTCCCAAAGAGCAGATTATGCTCTGACCAACGGAGTCTCACCTAGTATTCTGGCTGGTACTAAGAATGTCCCTCGAAATCAGCAGGAGCAGTCAAGTGTTGAAGGAACTCGCAAATCTGTTCATGATAGGATCAGGGTGCCTGTATCTTATGATGATCTGCTTTGA
- the LOC123194270 gene encoding uncharacterized protein LOC123194270 isoform X3 has protein sequence MAAFMFIYVHGGFMEEGENISGAIYEDDNLEDFEDVEMLDVEEGELLEHDASAQTNFEQSHAEDVIVANVESQSKNRQANKKKKRKKKKRSGVGPKFTDINRFVSDTCKHLKERKSYMVYTAVCCLGVSALSDLIKETLVTPNHELWLCPCVGMFTDETFGWCAKSKIHLFPISRDFSGCFKLCALS, from the exons ATGGCtgcttttatgtttatttatgttcATG GAGGATTTATGGAGGAAGGAGAGAACATATCAGGAGCCATTTATGAAGATGACAACTTAGAGGATTTTGAAGATGTTGAGATGCTTGATGTAGAAGAGGGAGAGCTTTTGGAGCATGATGCAAGCGCACAAACCAATTTTGAGCAAAGCCATGCTGAGGATGTCATTGTTGCAAATGTGGAATCTCAAAGTAAAAATCGTCAGgcaaacaagaagaagaaaaggaaaaagaaaaagcggAGTGGTGTAGGCCCAAAGTTTACAGACATAAACAG ATTTGTTTCGGATACATGTAAGCATCTGAAGGAGAGGAAATCATACATGGTATACACTGCTGTATGTTGCCTGGGGGTTTCTGCACTCAGTGATCTCATTAAAGAG ACACTGGTTACCCCAAATCATGAACTCTGGCTCTGCCCTTGTGTCGGTATGTTTACTGATGAAACATTTGGCTGGTGTGCAAAAAGTAAGATTCACCTGTTTCCTATAAGCAGAG ATTTTTCTGGCTGCTTCAAACTATGTGCTCTGAGCTGA